The DNA sequence GACATATATTCCTTCGATTTATCACCACTacattatttctttataaCTACGTGTTTTTCCCCATATAGAACTAACAAGATGACTATGGATCATTTTTTCATATGAGAAAATGgagattattttataatattaaatcaatGGAAGATGGAAGGCGTGATATACATGATCCACATGTGTGAGTAGGACCCACCAATCGATTCGTACACCTCCTGGGTCCCTTTCATGGTCAGACGAGCATTCTCTAGAGCTGTTAATATCGGACACTCGTTACCTATAATAGCCTTTAGGTTAGATCATAGAACCAGAGTTCTGGCATTTACATTCCTGGCTATTTTAACAGCCTTTAACTTAGATTGggatattgtttttattttgatttgaatttatgttatttatttttctactaTGACTGATAACGTTATcgttttaaaagaatttattatGAGCTTAAGCTCGTGACAccatttaaaatgttttcaaaaacttttgTGCACATATTAAGCATGTAATGCATGTAGTCGtctgaatttcaattttatatttattaattggcCCAtactctaaatattttaaattattatgcatttttaaatattcgatatctcaaataaataatcttaaaaaatattcttttatattttcttttacttttaatttatacacTTCAAAATTTAGCATAAACACTCGAATTacaatttttcatataaaattatacacgttttaattttattttttaaactattatattaaaaaaatttgctGTAAAATAAGAAATGCATGCGAGTGGTTGAGAAAATATCCCGAAAATGACCGAATAATTTGATGGTAAACCGCTTCAATTCCTAACTCTTTCTTGTTACGGAATTAGGTGAGGGTGAGGATAGCATAAGagacatataaaaataattattaatattatttgattatcaAACTGTATTAATCAGAGGAATAATAATGTATCCTCATTTTTTCAGAGGAATGTGTGGTGAATTATGAACGCAATGGTCGGAATACAGCCACTCATGACTTGGTATCATCGGTATAGATGTAATCGGTATGAGCCTCGAACGTGCTTCTAGCCAGGCACTCCATTGTCTCTCCTCCCTCGCAAACATCGTCGTGACTCTTTTCAGAAACGACCTAATAAACATTAATTTCATGATGGAACTGTTAAGAATCACGGACCTCTAgaatggctttgctttgaagCCTTTATACTcatagagatgtattctttataaactcatgatcgaagagatttgagattttagAGTACCTGATGCGCGATATGGTTGAGGTCGAGGAAAGTGGCGGTGGATGTAGCGATGGGACGAGCTTCAGAGAAGGAGAGAAGGGACATTGTCACGAGCGCTACGATGGAGAAGAGAGACACGAGCTTCGACATCTTCCTGGCCTAGAATTGTGTGACGTGAAAATGAATGGAAGGGAGGCGTGGAGGGTTTTATAATGATGAGATGGTGACTCTATATAGCCTTAACGCCGcttgttttcctttatttGCATATGGCTCAACTTCTTACttttaaccaaaaattttaaaacNaccaaaaaaaaaaaaaaaaaaagactaagtctaccgctagcagatattgtcctctttgaactttatgTTACGAGCTTTCtctaagttttaaaatgcgtctgttaggaaaAAGTTTTTACACTGCAAgagtatttcgttctcctctccaaccaatatggaatATAGTAACTCTTTTAAGTCATAGTTGATAAGCTCGTAgtgcttaatttttttttttttttttaacgaataAGATAGGTTAGTTGATATTGACGTTAGAGAATAGCGAGTCACAATATCGAAACAGGAACCATTTTGTTGGGTCGTAATCCAATTCATTCATATTTGGAAGGAACACCACACACCTTAACCATTCTTCAACCAAGTTTcgtgtttgttttattttcgaATACCCTTTTTAATAGGGCACCAACCTCTTAATTACATGCCgctattatttttattttatttttttcattttgaggtgGATGTAATTTGAAATGTCGAAATCGTGGAAAACGACGTGTCCATCATAGATTGGTTAGGTTTGaataagatttatttattttcaatcgactttattttatttaggttgGTTTCATTATTTCTAGTCGAAATGAAGTTCTCCGAAATAAAAGAAGCACAGCTTAACAAAAATTGACATTTCTATGCTAAACAATTgaaaaaacaattgaaaaaagaaaagcgccgttgccggggatcgaacccgggtcaccCGCGTGACAGGCGGGAATACttaccactatactacaacgaccTTGTTGTTCAagtaatttagttttttaaagtTGACTAATTTCTATTCTCTGTTTTTCGACTGAAGTTTTGTTGCTTCATCGGTTCGAACGCACCGCATTTTCCAGAAAAGAAATCGCGCCACCTGGTCATTATAATCATCTCCTTTCTGTTCTACTGCATAATCTCTCTCAGAACTCGGAGCGTATTCAAACATGTTGTTTCTGCgttctttttcatttgtagAAATTTGAAGCTTCCGGGAGATATGCTCGGAGATGGAGGATTAACTCCTTGCAGGTACGACTGTTGCGTTTCCTTCTCTTTGACTAGAGCCATGACATTAATCATTACTTGCTTCACTGGTATACTCCGTTTCTATGCTTCAAATTCTGGTTCTCAGGTTATTGACAATTGTTTTGTTATATTATCGTTGACATTAATCATTACTAGCCATGA is a window from the Cucurbita pepo subsp. pepo cultivar mu-cu-16 chromosome LG07, ASM280686v2, whole genome shotgun sequence genome containing:
- the LOC111799102 gene encoding phytosulfokines-like, with the protein product MSKLVSLFSIVALVTMSLLSFSEARPIATSTATFLDLNHIAHQVVSEKSHDDVCEGGETMECLARSTFEAHTDYIYTDDTKS